Below is a genomic region from Delftia tsuruhatensis.
TGTTGAACGACAGCGGGTGGTCGGCCAGGTCCTTGCGGATCAGGGCCATCGCCGCCTGCAGGTCGTCGCGCTTGGCACCCGTGACGCGCACACTGTCGCCCTGGATGGCGGCCTGCACCTTGAGCTTGCTGTCCTTGATCAGCTTTTGCAGCTTCTTGGCCAGTTCCGCCTCGATGCCGTTCTTGACCTTGATGGTCTGCTTGAGCTTGTCGCCGCCGATCTTCTGGGCCTTCTGGATGTCCAGGAAGCGCACGTCCACGCTGCGCTTGGTCAGCTTGTTGCGCAGGATGTCCTCGACCTGCTGCAGCTGGAAGTCGGCATCGCCGAACAGCGTGATTTCCTTGTCCTTGAGTTCGATGGCGGCCGAGGTGCCCTTGAAGTCGAAGCGGGTGCCGATTTCCTTGGCGGTGTTCTCCACGGCGTTCTTCACTTCGACGAAGTCGGCTTCGCACACGGTGTCAAAAGAAGGCATGGCAAATATTTCCTGTAAATGTTCTGAAAAAGTATCGCAGCGCTGGACCGGGCGATGCGGGCACGGTGCCGGAGGCGTGGTGACGCGGTGCGACAATCCGGCTGATGTTAGTCGAGAAAAATGTTCCGCTGCAGCATTGCAACAGCTTCGGCATCGCCGCCCGCGCCCACACCCTGGTGCGTGTGCGCAGCGACGAGGATGTGCGCCATTTCCTGGCCGATCCGCTGTGGGGCCGCCAGCCCGTGTTCGTGCTGGGCGGCGGCAGCAACGTGGTGATCACGGGCGATGTCGATCCCGTGGTCCTCAAGATGGAGATAGCGGGCATGCGCCTGCTGCGCGAAACCGATCGCCACTGGATCGTCGAGGCCGGTGCCGGAGAGCGCTGGCACGACCTGGTGGCCTGGACGCTGGCCCAGGGCTATGCGGGCCTGGAGAACATGGCGTTGATCCCCGGCACCGTGGGTGCGGCGCCCGTGCAGAACATCGGCGCCTACGGACTGGAGTTGCAGGACCGCTTCGAATCGCTGGACGCCATGGACCTGGCCACGGGCGAGTCCTTCACGCTGGATTCCGCGCAATGCGCCTTCGGCTACCGCGACTCGGTGTTCAAGCATGCGCCCGCAGAGCCCACCCCCGTGGCGCGGGCACGCATGCAGGGCCTGCCGCCGCGTGGCATGGGACTGAAGGGCCGTGCGGTGATCACGCGCGTGCGCCTGGCCCTGCCCAAGGAGTGGCGGCCCGATCTCGGCTACCTGGACTTGCAGCGCCGCCAGGCCGAGGCCGGCGTCGCCGAGCCCACGGCGCGCCAGATCTTCGACTGGGTCTGCGAGATCCGCCGGGCCAAGCTGCCCGATCCGCAGCAGATCGGCAATGCCGGCAGTTTCTTCAAGAACCCCACCGTGACGCCGGAGCAGTGCGCCGACATCATCGCGCGCGAGCCCAAGATCGTGCATTACCCCATGGACGACGGCTCCATCAAGCTGGCTGCCGGCTGGCTGATCGACGCCTGTGGCTGGAAGGGCAAGTCCATGGGCCGCGCCGGCGTGTACGACAAGCAGGCCCTGGTGCTGGTCAACCGGGGTGATCGCCACAGCGTCGATGGCAGCGTCACGGGTGGCGAGGTCATGACGCTGGCCGGCGCCATACAGACCAGCGTCTACGAGCGCTTCGGCATCCGCCTGGAGCCCGAGCCCGTGGTGGTCTGAGCCATTGCCGCCTGGAAAAGCGAAGGCCCGCGTGCAATGCCTGCGCGCGGGCCTTCGCGGTTTACCGCATCAGTGGGCGGAGCGGCTGCGCCAGCTCATGTAGTCCTTGTCGGTGATCAGCACCCACAGTGCGAGTCCCAGCACCACGATGCCCGACACCACGGCATTGCGCATGGCGTCCATCTGGCCGGAAAAACCCAGTACCCAGGGGGAGATGACCATCCACAGTCCCAGCAGGCCTTCGGTCCATTCCTCCCATGCCCGTGGCATGAAGATGGCCCCCAGCGCCGCCGCGATCAGCGCCAGGCCGATGACCACGCCGTTGGTCGTGGGCGTCATCTGGTCCTGGAATCCCAGTATCCAGGGCGAGACGGCCAACCAGACTCCCAGCAGGACGTTGAGCGGGTCCTGCCAATGCTTCATGTATTTCATGGCTGCACCTCCTGCCGCCACGGACAAGGGGGGCGGCAGCAGGTTGGATTGCGAACGCCGTTTCACAGTTCCATCAATGATTTATGGAAAGTGTGCGCTCGCAATTGATGGGCCTGATCACCAGGGGGTCACCAGGGCATTTCGCCCTTGTTGACCTTGGCACCGATGTCCAGCGACAGCGCCATGCCGGCCTGCGGGTAGGCCTGCTTCATGGCTTCGATCAGCTCGCCGCTGTTGCGGGCCGAGGCGGCGGCCGCATCAAAGCGCTGCAGGTAGCTCCGGGTATAGGCGATGGCGCTGGCATCCATGGCCGTGCCGGCCTGCATGTGGCCCGGAACGACGACGGAGGGCTTGAGGGCCTGCATCTCGTCGAGCT
It encodes:
- a CDS encoding SPW repeat protein, whose amino-acid sequence is MKYMKHWQDPLNVLLGVWLAVSPWILGFQDQMTPTTNGVVIGLALIAAALGAIFMPRAWEEWTEGLLGLWMVISPWVLGFSGQMDAMRNAVVSGIVVLGLALWVLITDKDYMSWRSRSAH
- a CDS encoding YajQ family cyclic di-GMP-binding protein encodes the protein MPSFDTVCEADFVEVKNAVENTAKEIGTRFDFKGTSAAIELKDKEITLFGDADFQLQQVEDILRNKLTKRSVDVRFLDIQKAQKIGGDKLKQTIKVKNGIEAELAKKLQKLIKDSKLKVQAAIQGDSVRVTGAKRDDLQAAMALIRKDLADHPLSFNNFRD
- the murB gene encoding UDP-N-acetylmuramate dehydrogenase; this encodes MLVEKNVPLQHCNSFGIAARAHTLVRVRSDEDVRHFLADPLWGRQPVFVLGGGSNVVITGDVDPVVLKMEIAGMRLLRETDRHWIVEAGAGERWHDLVAWTLAQGYAGLENMALIPGTVGAAPVQNIGAYGLELQDRFESLDAMDLATGESFTLDSAQCAFGYRDSVFKHAPAEPTPVARARMQGLPPRGMGLKGRAVITRVRLALPKEWRPDLGYLDLQRRQAEAGVAEPTARQIFDWVCEIRRAKLPDPQQIGNAGSFFKNPTVTPEQCADIIAREPKIVHYPMDDGSIKLAAGWLIDACGWKGKSMGRAGVYDKQALVLVNRGDRHSVDGSVTGGEVMTLAGAIQTSVYERFGIRLEPEPVVV